The Papaver somniferum cultivar HN1 chromosome 3, ASM357369v1, whole genome shotgun sequence genome includes a region encoding these proteins:
- the LOC113360919 gene encoding uncharacterized protein LOC113360919, giving the protein MTRLHAAIVFHCAGLFMSFSANFQWQERPWSRYQQKITVQYQNLWVQLMDLAGAADGFLKASFHVEVTQLFMTREGTGATHLKEKTRRASSIKRRIQSSRSVGGAGGHKYCSQ; this is encoded by the exons ATGACCAGATTACATGCAGCTATTGTTTTTCACT GTGCTGGgttgttcatgagtttttcaGCTAATTTTCAATGGCAGGAACGTCCTTGGAGTCGGTATCAACAAAAAATAACAGTTCAATACCAAAACCTATG GGTGCAACTGATGGATTTGGCTGGTGCAGCTGATGGTTTTCTCAAAGCTAGCTTTCATGTAGAAGTGACTCAATTATTCATGACCAGAGAGGGAACTGGTGCTACACATCTAAAGGAGAAAACTCGGAGAGCATCTAGCATCAAAAGACGAATACAGAGCTCTAGAAGTGTTGGGGGAGCAGGTGGGCACAAGTACTGCAGCCAATAA